From a region of the Enterobacter sp. JBIWA008 genome:
- the ypdK gene encoding membrane protein YpdK, with product MKYFFMGISVIVLVWAGTFALMI from the coding sequence GTGAAATATTTCTTTATGGGCATTTCGGTGATTGTTTTAGTCTGGGCCGGAACCTTTGCCCTGATGATCTAG
- the alaC gene encoding alanine transaminase, producing the protein MAEFSPERRFTRIDRLPPYVFNITAELKMAARRRGEDIIDFSMGNPDGPTPLHIVEKLCTVAQRPDTHGYSTSRGIPRLRRAISRWYQDRYQVDIDPESEAIVTIGSKEGLAHLMLATLDHGDTVLVPNPSYPIHIYGAVIAGAQVRSVPLVEGVDFFNELERAIRESYPKPKMMILGFPSNPTAQCVELDFFEKVVALAKRYDVLVVHDLAYADIVYDGWKAPSIMQVPGARDVAVEFFTLSKSYNMAGWRIGFMVGNKTLVSALARIKSYHDYGTFTPLQVAAIAALEGDQQCVHEIAAQYKRRRDVLVKGLHEAGWMVEMPKASMYVWAKIPEPYAAMGSLEFAKKLLQDAKVCVSPGIGFGDYGDTHVRFALIENSDRIRQAVRGIKSMFRADGLLASKSVAEHPASS; encoded by the coding sequence ATGGCTGAATTCAGTCCTGAACGCCGTTTCACGCGTATCGATCGTCTCCCCCCTTATGTTTTCAACATCACCGCTGAACTGAAGATGGCTGCGCGTCGTCGCGGCGAAGATATCATTGATTTCAGCATGGGTAACCCTGACGGCCCAACGCCGCTGCATATCGTTGAGAAGCTCTGCACGGTTGCCCAGCGCCCGGATACGCACGGCTACTCAACCTCTCGCGGTATTCCCAGGTTACGTCGCGCGATCTCGCGCTGGTATCAGGATCGCTATCAGGTTGATATCGATCCGGAAAGTGAAGCGATTGTCACCATCGGTTCGAAAGAGGGGCTGGCACACCTGATGCTGGCCACGCTGGATCATGGTGATACGGTGCTGGTGCCTAATCCAAGCTACCCGATCCATATCTACGGCGCGGTGATTGCCGGGGCGCAGGTCCGCTCTGTGCCGCTGGTGGAAGGTGTCGATTTCTTTAACGAACTGGAACGTGCGATTCGCGAAAGCTATCCGAAACCCAAGATGATGATCCTCGGCTTCCCGTCGAACCCAACGGCCCAGTGCGTGGAGCTTGATTTCTTCGAGAAAGTTGTCGCGCTGGCCAAGCGTTATGACGTGCTGGTGGTTCACGATTTAGCCTATGCGGACATCGTCTATGACGGCTGGAAGGCTCCGTCGATTATGCAGGTCCCTGGCGCGCGTGACGTGGCGGTAGAGTTCTTTACGCTGTCGAAAAGCTACAACATGGCGGGCTGGCGTATTGGCTTTATGGTGGGTAACAAGACGCTGGTGAGTGCCCTGGCGCGCATTAAGAGTTATCACGATTACGGCACCTTCACGCCGCTGCAGGTCGCGGCTATCGCTGCCCTGGAGGGCGATCAGCAGTGCGTTCACGAGATTGCCGCTCAGTATAAGCGCCGTCGCGACGTGCTGGTAAAAGGCTTGCATGAAGCAGGCTGGATGGTCGAAATGCCGAAGGCATCCATGTATGTCTGGGCGAAAATTCCGGAGCCGTACGCGGCGATGGGTTCGCTGGAGTTTGCCAAAAAACTGCTTCAGGATGCGAAGGTGTGTGTGTCACCGGGCATTGGATTCGGTGATTATGGCGACACCCATGTGCGATTTGCCCTGATTGAAAACAGCGACCGTATTCGTCAGGCGGTGAGGGGCATCAAGAGTATGTTCCGGGCCGATGGTCTTCTCGCCTCAAAGAGCGTCGCAGAACATCCCGCATCGTCATGA
- a CDS encoding LytTR family DNA-binding domain-containing protein — protein MKVIIVEDEFLAQQELTWLIKTHSQMEIVGTFDDGLDVLKFLQHNRVDAIFLDINIPSLDGVLLAQNINQFAHKPFIVFVTAWKEHAVEAFELEAFDYILKPYQESRIVSMLQKLEAAWQQQTAPASATPTVRENDTINLVKDERIIVTPVNDIYYAEAHEKMTFVYTRRESYVMAMNITEFCSKLPAAHFFRCHRSFCVNLNKIREIEPWFNNTYILRLKDLDFQVPVSRSKVKEFRQLMHL, from the coding sequence ATGAAAGTCATCATCGTAGAAGATGAATTCCTCGCTCAACAGGAGCTCACCTGGCTTATCAAAACCCACAGCCAGATGGAGATTGTGGGTACGTTTGATGATGGTCTGGACGTGCTGAAATTTTTGCAGCATAACCGGGTCGACGCCATTTTCCTGGATATCAATATTCCGTCGCTGGATGGCGTGTTGCTGGCGCAAAACATCAATCAGTTTGCCCATAAGCCGTTTATTGTTTTCGTTACCGCCTGGAAAGAGCACGCCGTAGAGGCCTTCGAGCTGGAGGCGTTTGACTACATTCTTAAGCCTTATCAGGAGTCGCGAATTGTCAGCATGCTGCAAAAGCTGGAGGCCGCCTGGCAGCAGCAGACCGCTCCCGCTAGCGCCACCCCAACGGTACGGGAAAACGACACCATTAATCTGGTCAAAGACGAGCGCATTATCGTGACGCCGGTCAACGATATCTACTACGCCGAAGCGCATGAAAAGATGACGTTTGTCTATACGCGGCGGGAATCGTACGTGATGGCGATGAACATTACCGAATTCTGCAGCAAGCTGCCGGCTGCCCACTTTTTCCGCTGCCATCGTTCGTTCTGCGTAAATTTAAATAAGATCCGCGAGATCGAACCCTGGTTTAACAACACCTATATCTTGCGTCTGAAGGATCTGGATTTTCAGGTGCCGGTGAGCCGCAGCAAGGTGAAAGAGTTTCGTCAGCTGATGCACCTGTAA
- the glk gene encoding glucokinase — protein sequence MTKYALVGDVGGTNARLALCDVSSGEISRAKTYSGLDYPSLEAVVRVYLEEHQVSVEDGCIAIACPITGDWVAMTNHTWAFSIAEMKKNLGFAHLEIINDFTAVSMAIPMLKPEHLIQFGGAEPVEGKPIAVYGAGTGLGVSHLVHVAQRWVSLPGEGGHVDFAPNSEEEGIILEELRAEIGHVSAERVLSGPGLVNLYRAIVKSDGRLPENLQPKDVTERALADSCIDCRRALSLFCVIMGRFGGNLALTLGTFGGVYIAGGIVPRFLEFFKASGFRGGFEDKGRFRSYVQDIPVYLIVHDNPGLLGSGAHLRQVLGQIL from the coding sequence ATGACAAAGTATGCGTTGGTAGGGGATGTGGGCGGCACGAACGCGCGCCTCGCTTTATGCGATGTAAGTAGCGGTGAAATTTCCCGGGCGAAAACCTATTCCGGGCTGGATTATCCAAGCCTTGAGGCCGTTGTCCGCGTCTATCTGGAAGAACATCAGGTGAGCGTTGAAGATGGTTGCATCGCAATTGCCTGCCCGATAACCGGCGACTGGGTCGCCATGACCAACCATACCTGGGCATTCTCCATCGCCGAGATGAAAAAAAACCTCGGCTTTGCGCATCTTGAAATCATCAATGACTTCACCGCGGTGTCCATGGCGATCCCGATGCTGAAACCTGAGCATCTGATCCAGTTTGGCGGCGCTGAGCCAGTCGAGGGTAAGCCGATTGCGGTTTACGGAGCCGGTACCGGTCTGGGCGTTTCACATCTGGTGCATGTTGCTCAACGCTGGGTGAGCCTGCCGGGTGAAGGTGGTCACGTGGACTTTGCGCCAAACAGCGAAGAAGAGGGCATTATCCTCGAAGAATTACGCGCTGAGATCGGCCATGTCTCCGCCGAGCGCGTCCTTTCAGGTCCGGGGCTGGTGAACCTGTACCGGGCGATTGTAAAATCTGACGGCCGTCTGCCGGAAAATCTGCAGCCGAAAGACGTCACCGAGCGCGCGCTGGCGGACAGCTGTATTGACTGCCGTCGTGCCCTGTCGCTGTTCTGCGTAATCATGGGGCGCTTCGGCGGCAACCTGGCGTTGACGCTTGGCACCTTCGGGGGCGTTTATATCGCGGGCGGAATTGTGCCGCGCTTCCTGGAGTTCTTCAAAGCCTCTGGCTTCCGCGGCGGGTTTGAGGATAAAGGGCGCTTCAGAAGCTACGTGCAGGACATTCCGGTTTATCTGATCGTGCATGATAACCCTGGACTACTGGGTTCGGGGGCCCATTTGCGTCAGGTTCTCGGTCAAATCCTCTGA
- a CDS encoding sensor histidine kinase, with translation MHEIFTMLLAVFDRAALMLICLFFLIRIRLFRELLHKSAHSPKELLAVTAIFSLFALFSTWSGVPVEGSLVNVRIIAVMSGGILFGPWVGVITGLIAGTHRYLIDIGGVTAVPCFITSIIAGVLSGWISRKIPKKQRWRAGIVAGMVCETLTMILVVVWAPTTALGLDIVSKIGIPMIVGSVCIGFIVLLVQSVEGEKEASAARQAKLALDIANKTLPLFRHVNAESLRQVCEIIRHDIHADAVAITNIDHVLAYVGVGEHNYRDNDDTISPTTRQAINYGKIIIKNNDEAHRTPEIHSMLVIPLWEKGVVTGTLKIYYCHAHQITSTLQEMAIGLSQIISTQLEVSRAEQLREMANKAELRALQSKINPHFLFNALNAISSSIRLNPDTARQLIFNLSRYLRYNIELKDDEQIDIKKELYQIKDYIAIEQARFGDKLTVIYDIDEEVNCVIPSLLIQPLVENAIVHGIQPCKGKGVVTISITESGNRVRIAVRDTGHGIDPKVIERVESNEMPGNKIGLLNVHHRVKLLYGDGLHIQRLEPGTEIAFYVPNERSLVHTTTTLLPQGE, from the coding sequence GTGCACGAAATATTCACTATGCTGCTGGCGGTTTTTGACCGTGCGGCATTAATGCTGATTTGCCTGTTCTTCCTCATTCGCATTCGCCTGTTTCGCGAGCTGTTGCACAAATCAGCCCACTCGCCAAAAGAGCTGCTGGCCGTTACCGCCATCTTTTCGCTGTTTGCCCTGTTCAGCACCTGGTCAGGCGTGCCGGTAGAGGGGTCGCTGGTTAACGTTCGCATAATCGCTGTTATGTCCGGCGGGATTTTATTTGGCCCGTGGGTGGGGGTTATCACCGGTCTGATTGCCGGAACCCATCGCTACCTGATTGATATCGGTGGCGTAACGGCGGTACCGTGCTTTATCACCAGCATTATTGCCGGAGTGCTTTCCGGCTGGATCAGCCGCAAAATCCCGAAAAAACAGCGCTGGCGCGCCGGTATCGTCGCAGGCATGGTGTGCGAAACGCTGACCATGATCCTGGTCGTCGTCTGGGCCCCCACCACTGCGCTGGGGCTGGATATCGTCTCGAAAATCGGTATTCCGATGATAGTGGGCAGCGTCTGTATCGGTTTTATCGTGCTGCTGGTGCAAAGCGTTGAAGGAGAAAAAGAGGCCAGCGCCGCCCGTCAGGCCAAGCTGGCGCTGGATATCGCCAACAAAACGCTGCCGCTCTTCCGCCATGTGAACGCGGAGTCGTTGCGTCAGGTCTGTGAGATCATTCGTCACGACATTCACGCTGACGCCGTCGCGATCACCAATATTGACCACGTGCTCGCCTACGTTGGCGTCGGGGAGCACAACTATCGCGACAACGATGACACCATAAGCCCGACCACCAGACAGGCGATTAACTACGGTAAAATCATTATTAAAAACAATGATGAAGCCCACCGAACGCCGGAAATCCACTCAATGCTGGTGATCCCGCTGTGGGAGAAAGGTGTCGTAACGGGCACGCTGAAAATTTATTACTGTCACGCGCATCAGATCACCTCCACGCTACAGGAGATGGCCATCGGCCTGTCGCAGATTATCTCCACCCAGCTTGAGGTTTCGCGGGCGGAACAGCTGCGCGAGATGGCAAATAAGGCAGAACTGCGCGCGCTGCAGAGTAAAATCAATCCCCATTTCCTGTTTAACGCCCTGAACGCTATCTCCTCGTCCATTCGTCTTAATCCGGATACCGCGCGCCAGCTGATTTTTAACCTGTCGCGCTATCTGCGCTACAACATCGAGCTGAAAGATGACGAGCAGATCGACATCAAAAAAGAGCTGTATCAGATTAAAGACTACATCGCGATTGAGCAGGCGCGCTTTGGTGACAAGCTCACGGTCATTTACGATATTGATGAAGAGGTCAACTGCGTGATCCCGAGCCTGCTTATACAGCCGCTGGTCGAAAACGCGATTGTTCACGGCATTCAACCCTGTAAAGGCAAAGGGGTGGTCACCATCAGCATCACCGAAAGCGGCAACCGCGTGCGTATTGCCGTGCGCGATACCGGCCACGGAATTGATCCTAAAGTCATTGAGCGCGTGGAGTCTAACGAGATGCCCGGAAATAAAATCGGCCTGCTGAACGTTCACCACCGGGTCAAGCTGCTTTACGGCGATGGACTGCACATTCAGCGTCTTGAGCCGGGCACCGAAATTGCTTTTTACGTCCCGAATGAACGCTCTCTCGTTCATACGACGACAACACTGTTACCTCAGGGTGAGTAA
- a CDS encoding ion channel protein: MLHPRARTMLLLAIPALIIGVASSLVLIVVMKVASVLQTMLWTALPAKLGASADSPAWIIMMLTLTGIAVGLVIRFSPGHAGPDPAQEPLIGAPVAPSALPGLIIALILGLAGGVSLGPEHPIMAVNIGLAVFLGSRILPRVGALDWTILASAGTIGALFGTPVAAALIFSQTLSSNNDVPLWDKLFAPLMAAAAGALTTSLFFHPHFSLTLPHYGQMQIADIFSGAIVVAIAIALGMVAVWCLPRLHRLMHRLKHPVLILGAGGLILGILGAIGGTVTLFKGLDEMQQLAFSQVFSVSDYLLFAVIKLAALVVAAACGFRGGRIFPAVFVGVALGLMLHEHVDAVPAAITVSCSILGLVLVVTRDAWLSLFMAAVVVPDSTLFPLLCIVMLPAWLLLAGKPMMMAWRNDK, translated from the coding sequence ATGCTCCACCCGCGAGCCAGAACCATGCTGCTGCTGGCCATTCCGGCGTTAATCATTGGCGTGGCCTCAAGCCTGGTGCTCATTGTCGTGATGAAAGTCGCGTCGGTGCTGCAAACAATGTTATGGACAGCGCTTCCGGCAAAACTGGGGGCCTCCGCTGATTCTCCTGCCTGGATCATCATGATGCTGACGTTGACCGGTATTGCGGTGGGCCTGGTGATCCGTTTCAGTCCCGGACATGCCGGTCCCGATCCGGCACAGGAACCATTGATTGGTGCCCCGGTTGCCCCCTCGGCGTTGCCGGGGCTAATCATTGCGTTGATTCTGGGCCTGGCCGGCGGCGTCAGTCTGGGTCCTGAGCACCCAATTATGGCCGTGAATATTGGCCTGGCGGTTTTTCTCGGTTCGCGCATTTTGCCTCGCGTCGGCGCGCTGGATTGGACCATCCTCGCCTCTGCAGGCACCATAGGAGCGCTTTTCGGCACGCCGGTTGCGGCGGCACTGATCTTTTCGCAGACGCTCAGCAGCAATAACGACGTCCCGCTGTGGGATAAGCTGTTTGCGCCGCTGATGGCCGCAGCCGCCGGGGCGTTGACGACCAGCCTGTTTTTCCATCCCCATTTTTCACTCACCCTTCCCCACTACGGCCAGATGCAAATCGCCGATATTTTCAGCGGCGCCATCGTCGTCGCCATCGCCATTGCGCTGGGCATGGTGGCAGTATGGTGCCTTCCGCGTCTGCACCGGCTGATGCATAGACTCAAACACCCGGTTTTAATTTTGGGAGCCGGCGGTTTGATCCTCGGTATTTTAGGGGCAATCGGCGGGACGGTAACATTGTTCAAAGGTCTGGACGAGATGCAGCAGCTGGCCTTCAGCCAGGTGTTTAGTGTCTCCGACTATCTGCTGTTTGCCGTGATCAAGCTGGCAGCGCTGGTAGTGGCCGCCGCCTGTGGTTTCCGCGGTGGACGCATCTTCCCGGCGGTCTTTGTCGGCGTTGCGCTGGGGCTGATGCTGCACGAGCATGTCGATGCGGTCCCTGCGGCCATTACCGTCTCTTGTTCTATTCTGGGGCTGGTTCTGGTGGTCACGCGCGACGCCTGGCTCAGCCTGTTTATGGCGGCGGTAGTCGTACCGGATTCAACGCTTTTCCCCCTGCTCTGTATCGTGATGTTGCCCGCCTGGCTCCTGCTGGCGGGCAAACCGATGATGATGGCGTGGCGAAACGACAAATAA
- a CDS encoding formate/nitrite transporter family protein, producing the protein MKDVGEEKIGENNDDLEIESEEKARGEKIEIDEDRLPSRAMAIHEHIRQDGEKEMERDAMALFWSAIAAGLSMGASLLAKGIFHVQLEGVPGGFLLENLGYTFGFIIVIMARQQLFTENTVTAVLPVMQNPTLGNFGLLMRLWSVVLLGNIIGTGIAAWAFEYMPIFDEPTRDAFVKIGMDVMKNTPVEMFSNAIISGWIIATMVWMFPSAGSAKIVVIILMTWLIALADTTHIVVGTVEILYLVFNGTLHWSDFFWPFALPTLAGNICGGTFIFALLSHAQIRNDMSNKRKAELKARENNDKSTKKSS; encoded by the coding sequence ATGAAAGACGTGGGCGAAGAAAAAATTGGCGAGAACAATGATGATCTTGAGATTGAAAGCGAGGAAAAAGCGCGCGGAGAGAAGATAGAAATTGATGAAGATCGCCTCCCATCCCGCGCGATGGCCATCCACGAGCATATACGCCAGGATGGCGAAAAAGAGATGGAGCGCGACGCGATGGCCCTCTTCTGGTCAGCCATCGCTGCGGGACTCTCAATGGGCGCGTCACTGCTCGCCAAAGGGATATTTCATGTGCAGCTGGAAGGCGTACCCGGTGGATTTTTACTGGAGAACCTCGGTTATACCTTCGGCTTTATTATCGTCATCATGGCCCGCCAGCAGCTGTTTACCGAAAACACGGTGACCGCCGTTCTGCCGGTGATGCAAAACCCCACCCTCGGTAATTTCGGTTTATTGATGCGGCTCTGGAGCGTGGTCCTGCTGGGTAATATCATCGGCACGGGCATCGCGGCCTGGGCGTTTGAATATATGCCGATCTTTGATGAACCCACCCGGGATGCGTTTGTGAAAATCGGCATGGATGTAATGAAAAACACGCCGGTTGAGATGTTCTCAAACGCCATCATCTCTGGCTGGATTATCGCCACGATGGTGTGGATGTTCCCTTCAGCGGGCAGCGCCAAAATTGTGGTGATCATATTGATGACCTGGCTGATTGCGCTGGCGGACACCACGCATATTGTGGTCGGTACCGTTGAAATCCTCTATCTGGTCTTTAACGGTACGCTTCACTGGAGCGATTTTTTCTGGCCGTTCGCTCTACCGACGCTGGCAGGAAACATTTGCGGCGGAACGTTTATCTTCGCGCTGTTAAGCCATGCCCAAATTCGTAACGACATGTCGAACAAACGCAAAGCTGAGCTTAAGGCACGGGAAAATAATGATAAATCGACAAAAAAATCGTCCTGA
- the ipdC gene encoding indolepyruvate decarboxylase: MRTPYCVADYLLDRLTDCGADHLFGVPGDYNLQFLDHVIDSPDICWVGCANELNASYAADGYARCKGFAALLTTFGVGELSAMNGIAGSYAEHVPVLHIVGAPGTASQQRGELLHHTLGDGEFRHFYHMSEPITAAQAILTEQNACYEIDRVLTTMLRERRPGYLMLPADVAKKAATPPVNALTLRHAHADSACLKAFRDAAENTLARSKRTALLADFLVLRHGLKHALQKWVKDVPMAHATMLMGKGIFDERHAGFYGTYSGSASAGAVKEAIEGADTVLCIGTRFTDTLTAGFTHQLTSSQTIEVQPHASRVGDVWFTGIPMLQAIETLVELCKQHVHGTLVPSSQNSMAYPQPDGSLTQANFWQTLQTFIRPGDIILADQGTSAFGAIDLRLPADVNFIVQPLWGSIGYTLAAAFGAQTACPNRRVIVLTGDGAAQLTIQELGSMLRDKQHPIILVLNNEGYTVERAIHGPEQRYNDIALWNWTQIPQALSLDPQAQCWRVSEAEQLADVLEKVAHHERLSLIEVMLPKADIPPLLGAITKALEARNSA; the protein is encoded by the coding sequence ATGCGTACCCCATACTGCGTCGCCGATTACCTGCTGGACCGTCTTACAGATTGTGGAGCCGATCATCTGTTTGGCGTGCCGGGCGACTATAACCTGCAGTTTCTCGACCACGTGATAGACAGCCCCGATATCTGCTGGGTGGGCTGTGCCAACGAGTTAAACGCCTCTTACGCCGCTGACGGATATGCCCGATGTAAGGGGTTTGCCGCGCTGCTGACGACGTTTGGTGTAGGAGAGTTAAGCGCCATGAATGGCATTGCGGGCAGCTATGCCGAGCATGTTCCGGTACTGCATATTGTGGGCGCGCCGGGTACGGCGTCACAGCAAAGAGGGGAGCTACTGCACCACACGCTGGGCGACGGTGAGTTTCGTCATTTTTATCATATGAGCGAGCCGATCACCGCTGCACAGGCGATCCTGACCGAACAAAACGCCTGTTATGAAATAGACCGGGTGTTAACGACCATGCTCCGGGAGCGTCGCCCCGGCTATCTGATGTTGCCTGCTGACGTGGCAAAAAAGGCCGCCACGCCTCCTGTAAACGCTCTCACGCTCCGCCATGCGCATGCCGATAGCGCCTGCCTGAAAGCGTTCCGGGATGCCGCAGAGAACACGCTTGCCAGAAGCAAGCGTACTGCGCTGCTGGCCGATTTCCTCGTCCTGCGCCACGGCCTGAAGCATGCACTACAGAAATGGGTCAAGGACGTGCCGATGGCACACGCCACCATGCTGATGGGTAAAGGCATATTTGACGAGCGTCACGCCGGTTTTTACGGCACGTATAGCGGTTCCGCGAGCGCCGGTGCGGTAAAAGAGGCGATTGAAGGGGCAGACACGGTGCTGTGCATCGGGACGCGATTTACCGATACCCTTACCGCCGGCTTCACGCATCAGCTAACCTCGTCACAAACAATTGAAGTTCAGCCTCATGCCTCACGCGTCGGTGACGTCTGGTTTACCGGCATCCCCATGCTTCAGGCAATCGAAACGCTGGTGGAGCTGTGCAAACAGCACGTGCACGGTACGCTGGTACCGTCCTCTCAAAACTCGATGGCCTATCCGCAGCCGGATGGCTCGCTGACGCAGGCGAATTTCTGGCAAACGTTGCAGACGTTTATTCGTCCGGGAGACATCATTCTTGCAGATCAGGGCACCTCGGCCTTCGGCGCGATCGACCTTCGTCTGCCGGCTGATGTGAATTTTATCGTGCAGCCGCTGTGGGGATCGATCGGCTACACCCTGGCCGCAGCGTTTGGCGCGCAAACCGCCTGCCCGAACCGGCGCGTGATTGTGCTGACGGGGGATGGCGCAGCGCAGCTCACCATACAGGAGCTTGGCTCGATGCTGCGGGATAAACAACACCCCATCATTCTGGTCCTTAATAACGAAGGGTACACGGTGGAAAGAGCGATCCACGGGCCTGAGCAGCGGTATAACGACATTGCGCTATGGAACTGGACGCAAATCCCGCAGGCTCTGAGCCTTGATCCTCAGGCCCAGTGCTGGCGGGTCAGTGAAGCGGAGCAGCTGGCGGACGTTCTTGAGAAAGTGGCGCACCACGAGCGGCTCTCGCTGATTGAGGTGATGCTGCCGAAAGCCGATATCCCGCCGCTGCTGGGGGCGATTACCAAAGCGCTGGAGGCGCGCAATAGCGCCTGA
- the mlaA gene encoding phospholipid-binding lipoprotein MlaA, producing MKLRLSALALGATMLVGCASSGEQTGRSDPLEGFNRSMYSFNYNVLDPYVVRPVAVAWRDYVPQPARNGLSNFTSNLEEPAVMVNYFLQGDPYQGMVHFTRFFLNSILGMGGFIDVAGMANPKLQREQPHRFGSTLGHYGVGYGPYVHLPFYGSFTVRDDGGDMVDTLYPVLSWLTWPLSVGKWTVEGIETRAQLLDSDGLLRQSSDPYIMVREAYFQNHDFIANGGKLKPEENPNAKAIENELKDIDSE from the coding sequence ATGAAACTTCGGCTGTCGGCGCTTGCGCTTGGCGCGACGATGCTTGTGGGCTGCGCCAGCTCCGGTGAGCAAACGGGACGCTCCGATCCTCTCGAAGGATTTAACCGCTCAATGTATAGCTTCAACTACAACGTACTGGACCCGTATGTGGTTCGTCCGGTGGCAGTAGCATGGCGCGATTATGTTCCACAACCAGCGCGTAACGGGTTAAGTAACTTTACCAGCAACCTTGAAGAACCTGCGGTAATGGTGAACTACTTCCTGCAGGGCGACCCGTATCAGGGGATGGTCCACTTTACCCGCTTCTTCCTGAACTCCATTCTGGGGATGGGGGGCTTTATTGATGTCGCAGGCATGGCGAACCCGAAACTGCAGCGTGAACAGCCGCACCGTTTTGGTAGTACGCTGGGGCATTATGGTGTCGGTTACGGCCCTTACGTTCATCTGCCGTTCTATGGCAGCTTCACCGTGCGTGATGATGGCGGCGATATGGTGGATACGCTGTATCCGGTTCTGTCGTGGTTGACCTGGCCGCTGTCGGTGGGTAAATGGACGGTGGAAGGGATTGAAACCCGCGCGCAACTGCTCGACTCTGATGGTCTGCTGCGCCAGTCTTCTGATCCATATATTATGGTGCGTGAAGCGTACTTCCAGAATCATGACTTTATTGCCAACGGCGGCAAGCTGAAGCCGGAAGAGAATCCAAACGCGAAGGCGATCGAAAACGAACTAAAAGATATCGATTCGGAGTAA
- the lpxP gene encoding kdo(2)-lipid IV(A) palmitoleoyltransferase: MLSQSQFKRAFLHPRYWFTWFGLGVLWLLVQLPYPVLRLLGSKLGSASRVFLKRRESIARKNIELCFPQYNAVEREKLIAENFKSIGMALLETGMAWFWPDERVRKWFDVEGLDNLKRAQVQKRGVMVVGVHFMSLELGGRVMGLCQPMMATYRPHNSALMEWVQTRGRMRSNKAMISRNNLRGMVGALKKGEAVWFAPDQDYGRKGSSFAPFFAVKDVATTNGTFVISRLSGASMLTVTMVRKADKSGYRLHISPEMANYPENECEAAAFINKVIETEIMRAPEQYLWMHRRFKTRPLGEASLYI, from the coding sequence ATTTTGTCTCAATCCCAATTCAAACGTGCGTTTTTACACCCGCGTTACTGGTTTACATGGTTTGGTCTTGGCGTACTCTGGCTGCTGGTTCAACTTCCGTACCCTGTCCTGCGCTTGCTGGGGTCAAAACTGGGCAGTGCTTCCCGCGTTTTCCTGAAACGTCGCGAATCCATCGCGCGTAAAAATATTGAGCTTTGTTTTCCGCAGTACAATGCCGTAGAGCGCGAGAAACTTATTGCTGAAAACTTCAAGTCTATCGGCATGGCGCTGCTTGAAACCGGAATGGCCTGGTTCTGGCCAGATGAGCGTGTCCGAAAATGGTTTGACGTTGAAGGACTGGATAACCTTAAACGCGCTCAGGTGCAAAAACGCGGCGTGATGGTCGTCGGCGTTCACTTTATGTCGCTGGAGCTGGGCGGTCGCGTGATGGGGCTTTGTCAGCCAATGATGGCGACCTACAGACCGCACAACAGTGCATTGATGGAGTGGGTGCAGACACGAGGCCGTATGCGTTCCAATAAGGCGATGATTAGCCGTAACAACCTGCGCGGTATGGTCGGTGCCCTGAAGAAAGGAGAAGCCGTCTGGTTTGCACCCGATCAGGATTATGGACGTAAAGGCAGCAGCTTTGCGCCCTTCTTTGCGGTGAAAGACGTTGCGACGACTAACGGTACCTTTGTCATTTCACGTCTGTCTGGTGCCTCCATGCTGACCGTGACGATGGTGAGAAAAGCAGATAAGTCAGGCTACCGTTTGCACATCTCCCCTGAAATGGCTAACTATCCGGAAAACGAGTGCGAAGCCGCCGCGTTTATCAATAAAGTCATCGAAACTGAAATCATGCGCGCGCCAGAGCAGTATCTGTGGATGCATCGTCGTTTTAAAACCCGCCCTCTTGGCGAAGCCTCGCTCTATATTTAG